The following are from one region of the Rhizobacter sp. AJA081-3 genome:
- a CDS encoding formate hydrogenlyase, which translates to MTALLTQFVNLLGAVLLILAFAMISQRRVLSLINLFTMQGATLVLATAVVGYVTDQPHLYVSAGLTFALKVVLIPWLLHRVADRLQIRWDVETLINIPTIMLVGIVVVIFAFNLAIPISKFSSTLASGTLGIALACVLLSFLMMITRTKAVPQVIGFLAMENGLFFAATSATYGMPMVVELGIALDVLIGVLILGVFMFQIREQFDSLDISHLEKLKDD; encoded by the coding sequence ATGACCGCGCTCCTCACCCAGTTCGTCAACCTGCTCGGCGCCGTCCTGCTGATCCTCGCCTTCGCGATGATCTCGCAGCGCCGCGTGCTCTCGCTGATCAACCTGTTCACGATGCAGGGCGCGACGCTGGTGCTGGCCACGGCGGTGGTCGGCTACGTCACCGACCAGCCGCACCTGTACGTCTCGGCCGGCCTCACCTTCGCGCTCAAGGTCGTGCTGATCCCCTGGCTGCTGCACCGCGTGGCCGACCGCCTGCAGATCCGCTGGGACGTGGAGACGCTGATCAACATCCCGACCATCATGCTGGTGGGCATCGTGGTGGTGATCTTCGCGTTCAACCTGGCGATCCCGATCTCCAAGTTCTCGTCGACCCTGGCCAGCGGCACGCTGGGCATCGCGCTGGCCTGCGTGCTGCTGTCCTTCCTGATGATGATCACGCGGACCAAGGCGGTGCCGCAGGTGATCGGCTTCCTGGCGATGGAGAACGGCCTGTTCTTCGCCGCCACCTCGGCCACCTACGGCATGCCGATGGTGGTGGAGCTCGGCATCGCGCTGGACGTGCTGATCGGCGTGCTCATCCTGGGCGTGTTCATGTTCCAGATCCGCGAGCAGTTCGACAGCCTGGACATCAGCCACCTCGAGAAGCTCAAGGATGATTGA
- a CDS encoding respiratory chain complex I subunit 1 family protein translates to MTLTGFLSQLLEIVLAIALAPLLSGWVNQWRAWLQNRSAPSLWQPYRVLHKLFHKESVVADNASPLFRATPYVVFGCMLLACAIIPTLSTDLPLAPAADAIALVGLFALARVFISLAAMDVGTAFGTMGARREMLIGFLAEPALLMVLFSASLISKSTSLTTIVETLAHRELAIYPGLAFAGVAFTMVSLAENARVPVDNPATHLELTMIHEALILEYSGRHLALFEWAASLKLFAYSCIGLALFFPWGVAEAQAPLEMLLALPALVFKLTIGGFLLALLETLSAKMRIFRVPEFLASAFLLAVIGLLVHLLLSH, encoded by the coding sequence ATGACACTCACAGGCTTTCTCTCGCAGCTGCTCGAGATCGTGCTGGCGATCGCGCTGGCGCCGCTGCTCAGCGGCTGGGTCAACCAGTGGCGTGCCTGGCTGCAGAACCGCTCGGCACCCAGCCTGTGGCAGCCGTACCGCGTGCTGCACAAGCTGTTCCACAAGGAGTCGGTGGTGGCGGACAACGCCTCGCCGCTGTTCCGCGCCACGCCCTACGTGGTGTTCGGCTGCATGCTGCTGGCCTGCGCGATCATCCCCACGCTGTCGACCGATCTGCCGCTGGCACCGGCAGCCGACGCCATCGCGCTGGTCGGCCTGTTCGCGCTGGCGCGGGTGTTCATCTCGCTGGCGGCGATGGACGTGGGCACCGCCTTCGGCACGATGGGCGCGCGGCGCGAGATGCTGATCGGCTTCCTTGCCGAGCCGGCGCTGCTGATGGTGCTGTTCTCGGCCTCGCTGATCTCCAAGTCGACCTCGCTGACTACCATCGTCGAGACGCTCGCGCACCGCGAGCTGGCCATCTACCCGGGCCTGGCCTTCGCGGGCGTGGCCTTCACGATGGTCTCGCTGGCCGAGAACGCGCGCGTGCCGGTGGACAACCCGGCGACGCACCTGGAGCTGACGATGATCCACGAGGCGCTGATCCTCGAGTACTCGGGCCGGCACCTCGCGCTGTTCGAATGGGCGGCGAGCCTGAAGCTGTTCGCCTATTCGTGCATCGGGCTGGCGCTGTTCTTCCCCTGGGGCGTGGCCGAAGCCCAGGCGCCGCTGGAGATGCTGCTGGCATTGCCCGCGCTGGTGTTCAAGCTGACCATCGGCGGCTTCCTGCTGGCACTGCTCGAAACCCTGTCGGCCAAGATGCGCATCTTCCGCGTGCCCGAGTTCCTGGCCTCGGCCTTCCTGCTGGCGGTGATCGGGCTGCTGGTTCACCTGTTGCTGAGTCACTAG